The Kocuria sp. TGY1127_2 genome includes a window with the following:
- a CDS encoding SGNH/GDSL hydrolase family protein gives MRYVAIGDSYTEGIGDELPDGTARGWADLVAQGIADVLGEPIEYANLAIRGRLIGPIIEEQLDAALALAPTLISFNGGGNDIMRPRADIEVISDLYLDVLARCRETGSDLLVISGANPTRLLPAGRLFQARGDSLLKGVQQRLAEAEDVTTVMPWQDVVLQNPRFWSDDRLHLNTRGHHRVAALTLDGLGYTPHPEWWDLPGDDPQRTTGIRYYRQYVGPWVQRRLTKRSSGDGRAAKYPDWVVVEPKTQR, from the coding sequence ATGCGATACGTGGCTATTGGTGACTCCTACACCGAAGGAATCGGCGACGAGCTTCCGGACGGAACCGCGAGGGGATGGGCGGACCTGGTTGCCCAAGGCATCGCGGACGTTCTCGGCGAACCCATCGAATACGCGAACCTTGCCATCAGGGGTCGCCTCATCGGCCCGATCATCGAGGAGCAGCTCGACGCCGCGCTCGCCCTCGCCCCCACGCTCATCAGCTTCAACGGCGGCGGCAACGACATCATGCGTCCGCGTGCCGACATCGAGGTCATCTCCGACCTGTACCTGGACGTCCTCGCTCGTTGCAGGGAGACGGGGTCGGACCTGCTGGTCATCTCGGGTGCTAACCCCACGAGACTCCTCCCAGCCGGGAGACTGTTCCAGGCCAGAGGCGACTCCTTGCTCAAGGGCGTCCAACAGAGGCTCGCTGAGGCCGAGGACGTCACAACCGTCATGCCGTGGCAGGACGTGGTCCTGCAGAATCCGCGGTTCTGGTCGGATGACCGCCTTCACCTCAACACCCGTGGACACCACCGTGTCGCGGCACTGACTCTCGATGGTCTGGGATATACGCCCCATCCCGAATGGTGGGACCTCCCCGGAGACGACCCCCAACGCACCACAGGCATCCGCTACTACCGCCAGTATGTAGGCCCGTGGGTCCAGCGGCGGCTCACGAAGCGTTCATCAGGGGACGGCCGTGCGGCGAAATATCCGGACTGGGTCGTCGTCGAACCGAAAACGCAACGATAA
- a CDS encoding amidohydrolase family protein, translated as MSNNVEAPLSDAGVQPYLAELGLSGLIDLHVHFMPDRVQQKVWSFFDHVGHDGGPAWPINYRYDDDERVRILRDIGVTSYTTLNYAHRPGMAQWLNEYSAQFASTHDDAIHSGTFYPEPDVESVVRESLDSGARIFKIHIQVGGFSALDPYVNPAWGMVAEAGAPVVIHCGHGPHQGKYTGVGPIRELVKRHPDLILIIAHAGLPEYDEFAELALRNPNVYLDTTMVGTSFMERIAPSPADYGKTLAALDGKIVLGTDFPSIPYSYSHQIEVLYQWDLGEEWMRNLLWETPRRLVGIR; from the coding sequence ATGTCGAATAATGTGGAAGCGCCCCTGTCAGATGCGGGGGTCCAGCCTTACCTGGCGGAACTCGGGTTGTCGGGCCTGATCGATCTGCACGTTCATTTCATGCCCGATCGCGTCCAACAGAAGGTTTGGTCCTTCTTCGATCACGTCGGCCACGACGGCGGGCCAGCGTGGCCGATCAATTACCGGTATGACGATGACGAGCGTGTACGGATCCTTCGCGACATAGGCGTCACCTCGTACACCACGCTCAATTATGCCCACCGGCCAGGAATGGCGCAGTGGCTCAACGAGTACTCCGCGCAGTTCGCATCCACGCACGATGACGCCATCCACTCGGGAACCTTTTACCCCGAGCCTGACGTGGAATCGGTGGTGCGGGAAAGCCTCGACAGCGGCGCTCGTATTTTCAAAATTCACATCCAAGTTGGCGGGTTTTCTGCGCTCGATCCGTACGTGAACCCGGCCTGGGGCATGGTCGCTGAGGCCGGTGCGCCGGTCGTGATTCATTGTGGTCACGGACCCCATCAGGGGAAGTACACCGGGGTGGGGCCAATCCGGGAACTGGTGAAGCGCCACCCGGACCTGATACTGATCATCGCTCACGCCGGTCTGCCGGAGTACGACGAGTTCGCCGAGCTGGCTCTGCGCAATCCCAACGTTTATTTGGACACGACCATGGTCGGGACCTCGTTCATGGAGCGCATTGCCCCGAGCCCAGCCGATTATGGCAAGACGCTGGCTGCACTGGATGGGAAAATCGTGTTGGGGACAGATTTCCCATCGATTCCGTACTCGTACAGCCATCAAATTGAGGTCCTGTATCAGTGGGATCTTGGCGAAGAGTGGATGAGAAACCTCCTGTGGGAAACTCCGCGGCGGCTGGTCGGGATCAGGTGA
- a CDS encoding MFS transporter has translation MEPDLKTVRKAVGASAIGNATEWFDYGLYAVSTAYLSQHFFPGDNGQLWTLSLLALSFIMRPIGGMVWGPIGDKLGRKGVLAITIVLMAGATFFIGVLPDVNTIGVFAPILLAFLRVVQGFSSGGEYGGAATFMAEYAPDKRRGFYGSFLEFGTLAGFAFGSLIVLIGELTLGNEAMMAWGWRIPFLVAGPLGLIGWYLRSKLSESPIFEELEDTQRESSVGGGIRDLFANHFGQMAIVFGLVVAVNVVNYTLLTYMPTYLESTVGMESSTTLTVMFIAQFAMMLVMPLGGALSDKVGRKPMWFTSMIALFVLSVPMYMLMAKGFWFALLGFAVLGLLYIPQLSTISATFPAMFPAPVRYAGFAISYNVSTMIFGGTSPMVNEALIGATGNDLVPAFYMMGACLIGLIATLFMKETKGASLRGTEVPETGKVPVFQPLSDAAR, from the coding sequence GTGGAGCCGGACCTGAAGACTGTTCGCAAAGCGGTGGGTGCATCCGCGATCGGGAATGCCACGGAGTGGTTCGACTACGGGCTCTACGCGGTATCGACGGCTTACCTGAGTCAACACTTCTTCCCCGGGGACAACGGGCAACTGTGGACGCTTTCGCTTCTGGCATTGTCCTTCATCATGCGTCCCATCGGCGGCATGGTGTGGGGCCCGATCGGTGACAAGCTCGGACGCAAGGGCGTTCTGGCCATCACGATCGTGCTCATGGCCGGCGCGACGTTCTTCATCGGCGTGCTACCTGACGTCAACACCATCGGCGTATTTGCCCCAATCCTGCTGGCGTTCCTCCGTGTGGTGCAGGGCTTCTCATCCGGCGGTGAATACGGCGGCGCCGCAACCTTCATGGCCGAGTACGCCCCGGACAAACGCCGCGGCTTCTACGGAAGCTTTCTCGAATTCGGCACTCTCGCCGGTTTCGCGTTCGGTTCCCTGATCGTCCTGATCGGCGAGCTGACTCTTGGCAACGAAGCCATGATGGCTTGGGGTTGGCGCATTCCGTTTCTCGTCGCCGGTCCGCTCGGTCTGATTGGGTGGTACCTGCGGTCCAAACTCTCGGAGTCTCCGATCTTCGAGGAACTCGAAGACACCCAACGAGAGAGCAGCGTCGGCGGCGGTATCCGAGATCTCTTTGCGAACCACTTCGGCCAAATGGCCATCGTGTTCGGTCTCGTGGTCGCGGTGAACGTCGTCAACTACACGTTGCTGACGTACATGCCGACGTATCTCGAGAGCACAGTGGGAATGGAAAGCTCCACAACGCTCACGGTCATGTTCATAGCCCAGTTCGCGATGATGCTGGTGATGCCTCTGGGCGGTGCGCTGTCCGACAAGGTGGGCAGAAAACCCATGTGGTTCACCTCGATGATCGCTCTCTTCGTTCTTTCGGTTCCGATGTACATGCTGATGGCCAAGGGCTTCTGGTTTGCTCTGCTCGGATTCGCCGTCCTGGGTCTGTTGTACATCCCGCAGCTGAGTACGATCTCCGCGACTTTCCCGGCCATGTTCCCGGCGCCGGTCCGCTACGCGGGATTCGCGATCTCGTACAACGTGTCCACGATGATCTTCGGTGGCACATCACCCATGGTCAACGAGGCTTTGATCGGTGCAACGGGCAATGACCTTGTCCCGGCGTTCTACATGATGGGAGCCTGCCTCATCGGTTTGATCGCGACGCTGTTCATGAAGGAGACTAAGGGAGCTTCCTTGCGCGGGACCGAGGTGCCGGAAACGGGAAAGGTCCCGGTCTTCCAACCGCTCTCGGACGCCGCACGTTAG
- a CDS encoding SDR family oxidoreductase, with amino-acid sequence MHIFVTGGTGLIGSAVVPELVSHGVRVLGLARSDRSAEKLTQAGADVVRGELTDLDILRQAAKETDGVVHLAFSNDFSSGESIAQGVAEETAALKSMANAMLASNKPLVTTAGTPAFPGRPSTEDDPLPAEGPVSGRGQTVNKLIALSDQGLRSISIRLPRTVHNEGHGGFAGILVQAARDSGIAGYPGDGKQRWPAVHAKDAAALFRIALENAPGGTAWHAVGDEGDRVVDIVTVIGEQLGLSVKSVPPENFGPLGMIFSQDQPASSEKTRAALGWEPQHPSLLEDLRNL; translated from the coding sequence ATGCACATCTTCGTTACCGGTGGAACCGGATTGATCGGATCGGCCGTCGTACCGGAACTCGTGAGCCACGGTGTAAGAGTTCTCGGTCTGGCGCGCTCTGACCGATCCGCAGAAAAGCTGACCCAGGCCGGCGCAGACGTCGTCCGCGGTGAACTCACGGACTTGGATATCTTGCGTCAGGCCGCGAAAGAGACAGACGGCGTGGTCCACCTGGCCTTCAGCAACGACTTCTCGAGCGGCGAGTCGATTGCGCAGGGGGTCGCTGAGGAAACTGCCGCACTGAAAAGCATGGCGAACGCGATGCTTGCGTCAAATAAACCGTTGGTAACCACCGCGGGAACCCCGGCTTTCCCAGGAAGACCATCGACTGAGGACGACCCCCTGCCCGCAGAAGGGCCCGTCTCCGGACGCGGACAAACGGTGAATAAACTTATTGCTCTTTCTGACCAGGGGCTTCGCAGCATATCCATACGACTTCCGCGCACGGTTCACAATGAAGGCCACGGAGGATTTGCCGGAATACTTGTCCAGGCTGCACGCGACTCCGGGATCGCAGGTTATCCGGGGGACGGTAAGCAGCGTTGGCCAGCGGTTCATGCGAAGGACGCGGCCGCCCTGTTCCGAATCGCACTCGAGAATGCGCCCGGCGGCACTGCCTGGCATGCGGTCGGGGACGAGGGCGACCGAGTCGTGGACATCGTGACCGTGATCGGGGAGCAACTGGGACTTTCAGTGAAGTCGGTTCCACCGGAGAATTTCGGTCCCCTCGGAATGATCTTCTCCCAAGATCAGCCAGCTTCGAGCGAAAAGACACGTGCCGCGCTCGGCTGGGAACCGCAGCACCCGAGCCTCCTCGAGGACCTTCGGAACCTGTGA
- the recQ gene encoding DNA helicase RecQ — MTSAPQNCQTQTVDTTLPTPLDILRKTFGYDEFRGNQAAIIEHVTSGGDAVVLMPTGGGKSLCYQIPAIVRQGTGIVVSPLIALMQDQVDALAAVGVQAAYLNSTLGPEEAKTVENGLVNGEYDLVYMAPERLLQPRTLGLLGRVDVGLFAIDEAHCVSQWGHDFRKDYLGLSILAERFPEVPRIALTATATESTHRELTQNLNLNDARHFVSSFDRPNIQYRITEKNNARQQLLDMIRAEHDGDAGIVYCLSRKRVEQTAKWLRDQGVDAVAYHAGLSESERAQGQRRFLREDSVVVVATIAFGMGIDKPDVRFVAHLDLPKSVEGYYQETGRAGRDGLPATAWLAYGLQDVVQLRRMIDDSEGSDEFRRIQRGHLDAMLALCETTDCRRVQILRYFGQDSEACANCDTCLNPPASWDATVPVQKLLSTVVRLDRERDQRFGAGQIIDILRGKENERSTRSRHDELSVWGIGSDMSESAWRTVVRQLLARGIITTTGEYGTLVLAPASGPILRGEDTVTLRSAPESTSSRRSSGKKTRGASLAVTELDDLQRATFEALRSWRTDQSKEQQVPAYVIFPDATLIEIARLSPQSQGELRGVSGIGEKKLERYGDAVLTVVRNA, encoded by the coding sequence GTGACTTCCGCGCCCCAGAACTGTCAGACACAAACCGTCGATACAACTCTTCCCACACCGCTCGACATCCTTCGGAAAACCTTCGGATACGACGAATTCCGAGGGAATCAGGCGGCGATCATCGAGCACGTGACGAGCGGCGGCGATGCCGTCGTCCTGATGCCCACCGGCGGCGGGAAGTCGTTGTGCTATCAGATCCCCGCAATCGTTCGTCAAGGCACCGGAATTGTGGTTTCACCTCTGATCGCGTTGATGCAGGACCAAGTCGACGCACTGGCCGCGGTTGGCGTCCAAGCCGCATACCTGAACTCGACCCTGGGTCCGGAAGAAGCCAAAACCGTCGAAAACGGCTTGGTCAACGGAGAATACGACCTCGTCTACATGGCTCCGGAACGATTGCTTCAACCTCGGACGCTGGGCCTCCTCGGCCGCGTCGACGTCGGGCTCTTCGCCATCGACGAGGCTCATTGTGTTTCCCAGTGGGGCCACGATTTCCGCAAGGATTACCTCGGTCTCAGCATTTTGGCCGAGAGATTTCCCGAAGTCCCTCGGATCGCCCTCACCGCGACAGCCACTGAATCAACACACCGCGAGCTGACCCAGAACCTCAACCTCAATGACGCTCGGCATTTCGTGTCCAGTTTCGACCGGCCGAATATTCAGTATCGGATCACGGAGAAAAACAACGCCCGCCAACAGCTTCTGGACATGATCCGTGCAGAGCATGACGGCGATGCAGGCATTGTCTATTGCCTATCTCGCAAACGTGTCGAGCAAACAGCCAAGTGGTTGCGGGATCAAGGTGTCGATGCGGTTGCTTACCATGCCGGGCTCAGCGAGTCGGAACGCGCCCAGGGGCAACGCCGCTTTCTCCGGGAGGACAGCGTGGTGGTGGTCGCAACGATCGCTTTCGGTATGGGCATCGACAAGCCCGACGTGCGCTTCGTCGCCCACCTCGACCTGCCCAAATCGGTCGAAGGCTACTACCAAGAAACCGGTCGAGCGGGTCGAGACGGTCTCCCGGCAACGGCGTGGTTGGCCTATGGCCTTCAGGACGTCGTTCAACTGCGCCGGATGATCGACGATTCGGAAGGAAGCGACGAGTTCCGCAGGATCCAGCGTGGTCACCTGGACGCGATGCTTGCTCTCTGCGAGACCACGGATTGCCGCCGCGTTCAGATCCTGCGCTACTTCGGTCAGGACTCCGAAGCCTGCGCTAACTGCGACACCTGTCTCAACCCGCCGGCTTCCTGGGACGCGACCGTACCCGTGCAAAAGCTTCTTTCCACGGTGGTACGTCTTGACCGGGAACGCGACCAACGGTTCGGCGCCGGACAGATCATCGACATTCTGCGCGGAAAGGAAAACGAGAGATCCACCCGCTCCCGACACGATGAATTGTCCGTATGGGGTATTGGGTCGGACATGAGCGAATCGGCGTGGCGCACGGTCGTACGACAGCTGTTGGCCCGTGGAATCATCACGACGACGGGGGAGTACGGCACGCTGGTACTGGCCCCCGCTTCCGGACCGATTCTTCGCGGCGAGGACACGGTGACTCTGCGTTCGGCGCCCGAAAGCACGTCAAGCCGCCGCTCGTCCGGAAAGAAGACTCGAGGAGCTTCTCTCGCTGTGACCGAGCTCGACGACCTCCAGCGCGCGACTTTCGAAGCACTGCGCTCTTGGAGAACGGACCAGTCCAAGGAACAGCAAGTACCTGCCTACGTGATCTTCCCGGACGCCACGCTGATTGAAATTGCTCGGCTCTCGCCGCAGTCCCAAGGTGAGCTTCGCGGAGTGAGCGGGATCGGTGAGAAGAAGCTGGAACGCTACGGTGACGCGGTCCTTACCGTAGTTCGCAACGCCTGA
- a CDS encoding methylated-DNA--[protein]-cysteine S-methyltransferase yields the protein MKSTEIPNREYFPVSRKKMTELHRRFEQKASENEARDISYRTLDTPLGKLMLASTNTGLIRIAFEREDFDAVLQQLADSISPRIIESPDELDTAARELEEYFSGHRTSFGLPLDRRLSRGFRGSVQEYLPKIGFGQTVSYKELAEQVGNPHAVRAVGSACATNPLPVVVPCHRVLRTDGSLGGYVGGLDAKAALLELEATV from the coding sequence ATGAAATCGACAGAGATACCGAACCGCGAATACTTTCCGGTCAGCAGAAAGAAGATGACGGAATTGCACCGGCGCTTTGAGCAAAAGGCATCAGAAAATGAGGCCCGGGACATTTCCTACCGAACGCTGGACACGCCCTTGGGGAAGCTGATGCTCGCCTCGACAAATACTGGGTTGATACGCATAGCTTTTGAGCGTGAGGATTTCGATGCCGTTCTCCAACAGCTCGCCGACAGCATCAGCCCCAGGATTATCGAATCCCCCGACGAGTTGGACACCGCTGCGCGGGAACTCGAAGAATACTTCTCGGGGCACCGCACGAGCTTCGGACTGCCGCTGGATCGGCGTCTTTCCCGAGGTTTCCGCGGTTCTGTCCAGGAATATCTGCCGAAGATCGGATTCGGGCAGACCGTCAGTTACAAGGAATTGGCGGAACAGGTCGGTAATCCCCATGCGGTCCGAGCGGTGGGGTCGGCCTGCGCGACCAACCCGTTGCCCGTCGTCGTGCCGTGCCACCGGGTTCTCCGCACGGACGGTTCCCTGGGTGGTTACGTCGGCGGGCTTGACGCGAAGGCGGCCTTGCTGGAACTAGAGGCAACCGTGTAG
- a CDS encoding RNA polymerase sigma factor gives MKQKTPFEAIVQRHGPTVWRMCRAVLGAGPDAEDAWAKTFVAVLEGWDALAEDTNVEAWLVRVAQRKSIDVLRSAARRAEPMASTPEATSPHNTAVGPETAPDPADLALARERNAMVWKAVDDLPERQRLAVAYHHLGGLPHDEVARVIGGTPEAVRRASSDGIRKLRLRILSRDGDGPVPQE, from the coding sequence ATGAAACAAAAAACACCGTTCGAAGCGATTGTCCAGCGGCACGGCCCTACCGTGTGGCGGATGTGTCGAGCCGTCCTCGGCGCCGGGCCCGACGCGGAAGATGCTTGGGCGAAGACTTTTGTGGCGGTCCTCGAGGGATGGGACGCTCTTGCAGAGGACACCAACGTTGAGGCTTGGCTCGTTCGGGTCGCGCAGCGCAAGTCGATCGACGTTCTCCGGTCGGCCGCGCGTCGCGCCGAACCTATGGCCAGCACCCCAGAAGCGACCAGTCCACACAATACTGCGGTCGGACCCGAGACGGCCCCAGACCCCGCCGATCTTGCGTTGGCCAGGGAGCGCAACGCCATGGTGTGGAAGGCCGTGGACGACCTGCCGGAGCGCCAGCGACTCGCGGTGGCCTATCACCACCTCGGTGGGCTGCCCCACGATGAGGTCGCACGTGTCATCGGCGGGACACCGGAGGCAGTGCGCAGAGCGTCATCGGACGGGATACGAAAACTTCGGCTCAGGATATTGAGCAGAGACGGGGATGGCCCTGTTCCCCAGGAATAA
- a CDS encoding arsenic resistance protein — MNRAHPLRGSLERNQVWVYLLSAAAGLGIGSALPSGAAVTEALVWPALALLMYATFTQVPLAAIPKTFRNRGFLIASLIGNFLVIPLVAWGLVQWAPDSPAIRLGILMTLVAPCTDWFITFTHLGRGDTAKATALAPLNMVVQLVLLPVYLRVFADHTFGASVGARHMVPAAALILVPLALAATTDSWLTRHRRHGLAANGSSRWVEILGWFPVPTLGLVILLVMTSHAGAVVRSLELLPRVGGIYVLYLAIALALAKCMSVLFKLPKEPARTLAFTYGTRNSFVVLPLALALPSGWELTAVVVIMQSMIELLGMIGYLWLVPRGMFPDRQLRA; from the coding sequence ATGAATAGAGCTCATCCTCTCAGGGGCTCACTGGAGAGGAACCAGGTCTGGGTATACCTTCTCAGCGCGGCCGCAGGCTTGGGAATCGGCAGTGCCCTGCCGAGTGGTGCGGCGGTCACGGAGGCGCTCGTATGGCCGGCGCTGGCGCTCTTGATGTACGCGACGTTTACTCAGGTGCCGCTCGCGGCGATACCCAAAACGTTTCGGAACCGCGGGTTCCTGATTGCGTCGTTGATCGGGAATTTTCTGGTAATACCGCTCGTGGCGTGGGGCCTCGTGCAGTGGGCCCCGGACTCCCCGGCGATTCGCCTGGGTATCCTCATGACTCTGGTCGCCCCATGCACGGACTGGTTCATCACTTTCACGCATTTGGGGCGGGGCGACACGGCGAAGGCAACGGCACTGGCGCCGCTGAATATGGTGGTCCAGTTGGTGCTTCTGCCGGTATATCTGCGAGTCTTCGCGGATCACACATTCGGCGCCTCGGTGGGTGCGCGCCACATGGTGCCAGCAGCGGCGCTGATCCTTGTCCCGCTCGCTTTGGCGGCAACCACGGACTCCTGGCTCACGCGCCACCGACGTCATGGCCTTGCGGCGAATGGATCCTCACGTTGGGTCGAGATTCTCGGCTGGTTCCCCGTACCTACTCTGGGGCTGGTGATTCTCCTGGTCATGACGTCGCATGCGGGTGCCGTCGTACGTTCCCTTGAGCTATTGCCGCGAGTCGGCGGGATATATGTCCTGTACTTGGCTATCGCACTCGCTCTCGCCAAGTGCATGTCGGTGCTCTTCAAACTGCCGAAGGAGCCCGCGCGAACGTTGGCTTTCACCTACGGCACGCGGAACTCCTTCGTGGTTCTGCCACTCGCGCTGGCCCTACCCTCCGGCTGGGAGCTGACGGCTGTCGTCGTGATCATGCAGTCCATGATCGAGCTGCTGGGAATGATCGGCTATCTCTGGTTGGTGCCGAGGGGCATGTTCCCCGACCGTCAATTGCGGGCCTAA
- a CDS encoding NtaA/DmoA family FMN-dependent monooxygenase (This protein belongs to a clade of FMN-dependent monooxygenases, within a broader family of flavin-dependent oxidoreductases, the luciferase-like monooxygenase (LMM) family, some of whose members use coenzyme F420 rather than FMN.), translated as MTENSNTGSFAKSSRPLHLGAMLTASGAPDDERAWLNPAEPTDASINPEWYRQVAATAEEGALDFLFVADAVFVDPDGPPHYLSRFEPLTLLSYLAAATSHIGLVGTVSTSYQHPYNIARMMLSLDHLSGGRAGWNVVTSLSDRAARNFGLPAQIDHETRYAKASEAIDVVRGLWRSYDPKALPRDRGSGTYLDKSKLHALHHRGEFFDVAGPLNIESSPQGDPVIFQAGQSPQGLALAAGSADAVFVMPTSPQAALAYRKRLAQARPQKSASRPEPLILARVIVLVTDDDDDADTARSEYLDWHGATARMRERVSRATGRSVEEFATPISVAEVDQATAYEGTWLAEPMRQAVQDGAAMEDIVMSLMRQTQLIVAGTPGTVADELMSWGDAGAVDGFILQVSDREQFRRFVHDVVPQLRRRGGFRDSYPEQTTLRAVLGCNAE; from the coding sequence GTGACAGAAAACAGCAACACGGGATCCTTCGCCAAATCATCGCGCCCCTTGCACTTGGGAGCGATGCTGACGGCGTCGGGGGCCCCCGACGATGAACGGGCCTGGCTGAACCCCGCCGAACCCACCGACGCATCCATTAATCCCGAATGGTACCGGCAGGTTGCGGCAACGGCTGAGGAAGGTGCCCTGGATTTTCTGTTCGTTGCGGACGCGGTTTTCGTGGATCCGGACGGCCCACCACACTACCTTTCTCGTTTCGAGCCCCTGACGCTGCTGTCCTATCTCGCCGCGGCAACCTCCCACATCGGTCTGGTCGGAACCGTTTCGACTTCGTATCAGCACCCGTACAACATCGCGCGCATGATGCTGTCTCTCGACCACCTGAGCGGAGGCCGTGCCGGATGGAACGTCGTGACCTCACTGAGCGACCGCGCAGCGCGCAACTTCGGCCTGCCGGCCCAGATCGATCATGAGACCCGGTACGCCAAGGCTTCGGAAGCGATCGACGTCGTGCGGGGACTGTGGCGCAGCTACGATCCGAAGGCGCTTCCCCGGGACAGAGGGAGCGGCACTTACCTCGACAAGAGCAAGCTGCATGCGCTCCATCACCGTGGCGAATTCTTCGACGTCGCCGGGCCACTGAACATCGAGTCCTCGCCCCAAGGCGATCCAGTCATCTTCCAGGCAGGCCAGTCACCCCAAGGGCTAGCGCTCGCCGCAGGCAGCGCGGACGCGGTCTTCGTCATGCCGACCTCGCCCCAGGCGGCGCTCGCCTACCGGAAACGCCTCGCCCAAGCTAGGCCGCAAAAGTCCGCCAGTCGCCCCGAACCTCTCATCCTTGCCCGAGTGATCGTTCTGGTTACCGATGATGATGACGACGCCGACACCGCTCGTTCCGAGTACCTCGACTGGCACGGCGCAACTGCGCGGATGCGTGAACGGGTTTCGCGTGCGACGGGCCGGTCAGTCGAAGAATTCGCTACCCCAATATCTGTGGCAGAGGTCGACCAGGCTACAGCCTATGAAGGGACATGGTTAGCGGAACCGATGCGGCAGGCGGTACAGGACGGGGCCGCGATGGAGGACATCGTCATGTCCCTGATGCGGCAGACCCAGTTGATCGTCGCGGGAACACCGGGGACTGTTGCCGACGAGCTGATGAGCTGGGGCGATGCCGGCGCCGTGGACGGATTCATTCTGCAAGTCAGCGACCGAGAACAATTCCGGCGCTTCGTACACGACGTGGTTCCGCAGCTGCGTCGTCGAGGCGGGTTCCGTGACAGCTATCCGGAGCAAACCACGTTGCGGGCTGTGCTGGGGTGTAACGCAGAATAG